The genomic region TCCTTGACCACCTGCCACACCTCGATGCGCGCTTCGGGGTCGAGCCCGGTCGTCGGCTCATCGAGGAAGATCACCTTCGGCTGCCCGATGAGGCTCATGGCGATGTCAAGACGACGCCGCATGCCGCCCGAATAGGTGGACACCTTTCGCGATCCTGCTTCGGCGAGGTTGAAGCGTGCGAGGAGATCATCCGCCACCGCGCCAGGGTCTTTCAGGTGCCGCAGTTTGGCAACGAGCACCAGGTTCTCCCGGCCGGAGAGGATCTCGTCGACCGCAGCGAACTGTCCGGTCAGACTGATGGATTCCCGGACCTGGAGCGGGTGCGCCGTGACGTCGAATCCATGCACGGTGGCTGTGCCGGCGTCGGGCCGCAACAGTGTGGACAGGATCCTCACGATCGTGGTCTTTCCGGCTCCGTTCGAGCCGAGGAGGGCGAAGATGCCGCCCGATGCCACGTCGAAGTCCACGCCGCGCAGCACATGCAGTTCCTTGTAGGACTTCTCCAGTCCCTGCACACGGATCGCGGGTTCGCGATCCGGCGGAGCTGAGGCGTTGACGCTCATGGGACTTCCTCCTCCTTCCTAACGCTCTCGATTGCCTCGTTGAGCCGCTTCCGTTCCTTGTTGATCCACTGCCCCTCCGAGTAGTTCTGGAGAAACGTCTCAGCGAACTCCACGGGGTCCTCCCCGACGACTTCCCGGATCGGGGTTCCGGTCGCCGCGCTCTGCTCAAAGAGATCCGCCAGATCCTCCAGCATCTTCACCAGGGTCTCCCCTTTCGTGATCGCCCCGAAGTACGTCAGGTACCGCTCCAACGCATCGATGGCTGTGCGATAGTTCGCGGGAAGCTGCTTGGTGCGCGCTTTGTACTGTCGGTACTGCTTCTTTTGTTCGAGCGAGCCGGTGACCTGCTCGATCCATCCCATGGCCATGTTTAATTCCCTCCATCTCGGAGCTGTTCGAGCCGCTGGGCCAGAAAGCTCCACGTTCTCCAGAACTCTTCCAAGTACTCATCGCCCTGGGCGTTGAGCGTGTACACCTTGCGCGGGGGTCCTTTCTCTGACGGACGCTTCTCGACGTCGACAAGACCCTTTTGCTCGATCCTCACCAGCAGCGCGTATACAGTTCCTTCGGCGATATCAGAGAAGCCCTTCTCCCTGAGCAGCGTCGTGATCTCGTATCCATACGCCGGATTCCCGGTGAGAAGGGCAAGAACGATGCCCTCCAGCGTCCCCTTGAGCATCTCCGTCATTTGCTTGCCCACCGGACACCTCCTCCAGCTACTTAGTAATACTAGCTACCAGTACATAGTAACGCTAAGTAGCGGAACCGCAAGGGGTCCCGCGGGAAGTGCTGGAATAACGACGGCGGAAGCTGAGGAAGCGTTTGGTGTGAAGCGACCAAAGGTGAGGAAGCGTTTGGAACGGTGGGGACCTTCAGATCCTGCCGCTTCCCGCCAAACGCTCCCGCAGACCCTGCCGCTTCCCGCCAAACGCTCCCGCAGATCCTGCCGCTTCCCGCCGCACGCTCCCGCAGACCCTGCCGTTAACGTGCTTGTCGCGTGCGGATAGCCTGGCCCCAGCCACAGGATCGTTTTTATTACGGGTTGACAGTGGCCCTTACCACCGAGAAGAGCCGGACGTAGTTCGGGCACACGCTCAATTTCTCATCAGCTGGAACACGCGCGCCGTCCAAGGCCACCTTGGCCCCATCGGACAGAGACGAACCGTCCGGCAGGGCCAGTGCTTCGCCCTCGAAAACCGTGCCTTGGGGGAAGACCAGGGTTGTTGTTTCCCCGTCGCGGGTGCGCACCACGATGCATCCGGCCCCGTCTGCCGCCAGACTGCCGATGAGCTGGCCACCTTCCTCGGGAGCGGACGACACTCCGGCGTGCACCACGGCCTTCTTGCCTCCGGCACTTTGCACCACCGCCGTCGGCATTTCCTGCTGAACTGAAGGTGAGGTTGATGCAGGTTTGGGTTCCCCCTGCGGCGCCGAACATGCCCCGAGGACAAGTGCGATGGTCGCGGCAAGGCCGAAGGCAGCCCGGTGAGTCATCCCTGTCCCCTAAATTTTCGACGCCGATCCTTGGCCCCAGCATAAAGGGCCAGGCGTCGGGGGCGGCCGGCGTCGGCGCGCAAAACCTTCCCACGGCAGCCGCGGCGGAATACGGTAATGCCTGACGACCCGATTTGGAGGACCCGATGCGCAAAGTGACTGCCGGACTGTTCCACTCCGTAGACGGTGTGGTGCAGGACCCGTTCAAGTTCCAGTTCGACAGCTTCGATGAGGACCTGGGCAACGGACTGACCAAGATGATCAACACCGTGGACACCGTCATTCTGGGGCGGGTCAGCTATCAGGAGTGGGCGGGGTACTGGCCGAACGCTTCACAGGATGAGGACTTCGCCGCTTTCATCAACCCGGTGGAAAAGTTCGTGGCGTCGCGCACCCTCTCGGAGCCCCTCGAATGGCAAAACTCGCACCTGATCGAGGGACCGCTGGAGGAGTTCGTCACCGATCTTAAAAAGCGCGACGGCGGCGAGATCGCCGTTTGCGGCAGCATCTCAGTGACGCGGCAACTGCTATTCGCGGGAATCCTCGATGAGCTGACCCTCATGACGCACCCCGTGGTGGCCGGCAGCGGGCGGCGACTGTTCGAGGACGGCGACCCGCTGACCAGGCTGGAACTGAAGGACCAGTACAAGACCGGCAAGGGCAACGTCGTCAGCACCTACAGTCTGCGGACCGACTGAGGGGTCGGCCGGACGCTTCCTCACATCCCGCCGCCTCCAGCCGAACGCCTCCACACATCCCGCCGCCTCCAACCAAACGCCTCCTCACATCCCGCCGCCTCCAACCGGACGCCTCCTCACATCCCGCCGCCTCCTCAGTTCCTGCATGCCCCTGACTGCGCCCAGCGAACAAGTGAGGACGCGTCAGGAAAAACCCGACGATACCTGAGGACGCGTCAGGAAAAACCCGACGATACCTGAGGACGCGTCAGGAAAAACCCGACGAAAAGTGAGGACGCGTCACCTTGGCGTGCCCGCATCGCGCATGCGCTCGCAACGCGGTTGCACTTGAAGCAACCGAGCGATTCTCAGTGCGGAGCGCAATTTTGCAGCCGGTCACGGCGAATAACACCAAAGAGTTCGAAAATACCCATTGACTGGTGAACTACATCACGCCTAACCTGATGCAACAGCGTTGCAACAGAAGCAACCCGACATTTCATTGGTGGACACATGAAACACCCGACAACCCAACCTTCCGAAGCGGCGGAGCCAGCAGAGTCGCTGAGCGCGCAGCCCGCACCCGCAGCACCCCACAGCGGCGACGAAGTCAGCAAGGACACCCGACGCCGGGTCATCACCGCGAGCTTCATCGGCAACTTCGTCGAATGGTTCGACTACGCCGTCTACGGCTACCTGGCCGGCATCATCTCCACGGTCTTCTTTCCCGAAGCCGACCGCCAGACAGCACTCCTGGCAACCTTCGGCGTCTTCGCCATCTCCTTCTTCGTCCGTCCCCTGGGCGGCTTCTTCTGGGGCCACATCGGCGACCGGCTCGGACGGCGGAAAGCACTGTCGCTTTCGATCGTCATCATGTCCGTGGCCACGTTCTGCATTGCCCTGATCCCCGGCTACGGCACCATCGGCATTCTGGCGCCGGTCCTGCTCCTGCTGGTCCGCGTGGTCCAGGGGTTCTCTGCCTCCGGCGAGTACGCCGGCGCCTCCGCCTTCCTGGTGGAGTACGCACCGGCACATAGGCGCGGACTCTATGCCGCCGTCGTACCCGCAAGCACCGCGGCGGGACTGTTGCTGGGCAGCCTCCTGGCCGCACTGCTGACGTCAGTTCTCAGTGAAAGCCAGCTGCACGACTGGGGATGGCGCCTGCCGTTCCTGCTCGCGGCCCCCATGGGCCTGATCGGCCGGTACATCCGCACCAAGCTCGAGGACACCCCCGCCTTCCGCGCCCTCTCGCAGGAGGAACACGGCAAGGCACCCGCTAGGGACATGTTCCGGAACAACAGAAAGCAGCTCATCATCGCCACCGGCGCGGTGCTCCTGAACGCCGTCGGCTTCTACGTCATCCTCAGCTACATGCCCACCTACCTCGCCGAGGAACTGGGCTTCGGCGCCGGAGAGTCGTTCCTGGCCACCACCATCGCGCTGGCCAGCTACATCGGCTTCATCTTCCTCACCGGCATCGCCTCGGACAGGTTCGGCCGCAAGCGGATGCTGATCACCGCGTCCGTGCTGTTCATGCTGCTCACGGTCCCGGCGTTCATGCTCCTGGGCACCGGCAACTTCCTGGTGATCGTCCTGGTCCAGATCCTCCTGGGCGGCATGCTCACCCTCAACGACGGCACGCTGCCCAGCTTCCTGGCCGAACTCTTCCCCACGAAGACCCGGTACAGCGGGTTCGCCGTCAGCTTCAACCTCTCCAACGCCCTGTTCGGCGGCACCGCCCCGTTCATGGCCACCCTCCTCATCGGCCTCACGCACAACAAGCTGGCCCCCGGCTGGTACCTCGCGGCCGCCTCACTGGTTTCCCTCATCGCAGTCCTGTTCGCCGTGGAGACTTCCAAGAAGCCCCTGCAGCAGCACTGACAACACACCCACCCAAGAAAGAAAAGGAAAAAGCATGACCACCACCGAGAACCTCACCCGTCCCGGCGACGCTGTCAACGACGTCGCCAAGCTCGAGCGCCTCAAGGTCCTCAACAACGGCGAGAAGGTCTCGCTGACCTTCTCCGACGCCGAGTTCGAGCGCCGCCTCGCCGGCCTCCGCAGCATCATGGCCGAGAAGGACCTGGACGCCGTCGTCCTGACCAGCTACCACTCGATCAAGTACTACTCCGACTTCCTGTTCACCTACTTCGGCCGCTCCTACGCCATGGTTGTCACCAAGGAGGACACGGTCACCGTCACCGCAAATATCGACGCCGGCATGCCGTGGCGCCGCAGCTACGGCGACAACCTCGTCTACACGGACTGGCGCCGGGACAACTTCATCCACGGCATCCAGGAGGTGCTGCGCACCCGCGGCATCAATGTCCGCCGGCTCGGCGTCGAGGACGACTCCCTGCCGCTGGACAACCGCAACAAGATCCAGGCCGCGTTCGCGTCCGCAACCCTGGTGGACGTGGCCCAGGCCGCGATGCGCCAGCGCATGATCAAATCCGCCGAGGAAATCGAGGTCATCAAGCACGGTGCCCGGATCGGCGACCTCGGCGGCGAAGCCATCCGCAACGCCATCACCGCCGGCATCACCGAGTACGAGGTGGCGCTCATCGGCACCGAGGCCATGGTGCACGAGATCGCCCGCACCTTCCCGGACTCCGAGATCCGCGACACCTGGGTGTGGTTCCAGTCCGGCATCAACACCGACGGCGCGCACAACTGGGCCACCACCCGGAAGATCCAGGAGCACGACATCCTGTCCCTGAACTGCTTCCCGATGACCTCCGGCTACTACACGGCGCTGGAGCGGACCCTGTTCTTCGGCGAACCGGACACCCGGTCCCTCGAGCTGTGGAACGTCAACGTCGAGGTCCACAAGCGCGGCCTGGAACTCATCAAGCCCGGCGCCGTGTGCAAGGACATCGCCGCCGAGCTCAACGAGATCTACGTGTCCCACGGCCTACTCGCCAACCGCACCTTCGGCTACGGCCACTCCTTCGGCGTCCTCAGCCACTACTACGGCCGCGAAGCCGGGCTCGAACTGCGCGAGGACATTGACACGGTGCTGGAACCGGGCATGGTGGTCTCCATGGAACCGATGATCACGGTCCTGGACGGCCAGCCCGGTGCCGGCGGCTACCGCGAGCACGACATCCTGGTGGTGGGCGAGGACGGCGCCGAGAACATCACCAAGTTCCCGTTCGGTCCTGAGCACAACATCATCAGCGCCTGACACCCCTGGTAGCCAACAACCCGCTTGGCTAACCACAGGGCATGCCCTCCCCCGCAGGCCGTTGTCAGCAAGGCTTTTGATTTAGCAGCCTTGGGTTAAGTACGACGACGGCGGGCGGCCGGGAGGGCATGTCCGCCCCGCTTCCGCGAGGCAACAAAGTCCGGAAGCACGACAGTGAAGAAATATAGTGAACACCATGACTCCCCCGGCAACACCCGCGAGCCCAGCCCCTGACGCAGGCAAAGACGCAGGCAACGGCGACGCCCGCGGCGCCTCCGTGATCGTCAACGCCATCGCCGTGCTCCGCAGCTTCACCGCGGACGAGCCCATGCTGGGCGTCACCGAGATCGCCAGCCGGGTGGGCCTGCACAAGAGCACGGTGTCGCGGATCCTCGCCACGTTCGAGCAGGAACACTTGGTGGAGCGCGACCCGGACACACGCCGCTTCCGGCTGGGGCTGGGCCTGATCGCGGTGGCGGGTCCGCTGCTGGCCGAACTCGAGGAACGGCGCGTGGCCTATCCGGTTCTGCGCGACCTCACCGAACGCACCGGCGAGACCAGCGCCCTGATGGTGTGGAATGGCACCGAGTCGATGTGCGTGGAGCAGATCGCCAGCCGCCAGCAGGTCAAGCACACCACACCGCTGGGCGCCCGCTACAACGATGCCCTCAGCGCCTCGGTCCAGATCTTCCTCGCCGGGGAACAGGCCGAACGAGTGAACGCCCTCCTCCGCAGCGGCACCATCACCCTGCCCGGCCTGGACGACCACTCGGTCGAGGAGTACCTGCAGCGCCTCGAGGAAGTCACCAAGCGCGGCTGGGCCATCAACTACGGAGAGACGTCCATCGAGGAAGTTGGCATTGCCGCCCCGGTCTATGACCACCGCGGCGACATCGTGGCCTCCGTCCTCATCCCCGCACCCAAGTTCCGGGTCTCCCCCGACACCCTGCAGAGCCTCGGCGAGGCCTGCGCCAGCGGGGCCCGGCAGGTCACGCAGCGCCTCGGCGGCGTGGCCCCGAAGCAACGCCGCAGCGCATAAGACCCGCAGCGTACAAGAACGACGGAGCCCAGGCGGAGGCAGCACCTTGCCGGCCCCCGCAACACAGCCGCGGGATTGCGGCTTACGAAGCCAACCTCTCACCTGCGTTGTGCCCAGAGCTGGCCGGTTCAACCCCCCGTTCGGGCTGGTTGATCTCGGCCCACACGTCGTCGAGTGAGAGACCGAGGACATCGGCGATCGCTGCGATTGTCGGGAAGGCAGGGGTCGCCACGCGGCCCGACTCGATCTTCCGGAGGGTCTCCGGTGAGACGCGGGCATCGAGCGCGGTCTCGAGCATCGAGCGCTCTCCCCTGGCGCGACGCAACAGGGCGCCGAGGCGCTGTCCGCGCTCGACTTCCGCGGATGTGAGGGGCAACCTGACCATGGATCCAATACTAATACCGGGATAATATGGCCGGTATAGTTATTGGTCGCATGAGAAGGGCGCCGCATGATCGAGATCCTGAACCCCGCCGAACTGGCCCGAGCAAAAGTGTCGGGCGCCCTGGTGGCTGACATCCTGCACACGCTGAAGAGCCGTAGCGCTGTGGGCACGAACTTGCTGGACATCGACCGGTGGGCCCAGGCCATGATCCTGGAGGCCGGAGCGGAGTCGTGCTACGTCAACTATGCGCCGTCCTTCGGACGCGGGCCGTTTGGCCACTACATCTGCACGGGCGTCAACGACGCCGTGCTCCACGGGCTGCCACGCGACTACCCGCTTGCTGACGGCGATCTGCTGACTCTTGACCTCGCCGTCTCCAAAGACGGAGTCGCTGCA from Arthrobacter globiformis harbors:
- a CDS encoding ABC transporter ATP-binding protein; protein product: MSVNASAPPDREPAIRVQGLEKSYKELHVLRGVDFDVASGGIFALLGSNGAGKTTIVRILSTLLRPDAGTATVHGFDVTAHPLQVRESISLTGQFAAVDEILSGRENLVLVAKLRHLKDPGAVADDLLARFNLAEAGSRKVSTYSGGMRRRLDIAMSLIGQPKVIFLDEPTTGLDPEARIEVWQVVKELARQGTTVLLTTQYLDEAEQLADRIAILHEGRIIANGTLAELKRLLPPAEVEYVEKQPTLEDIFLALVGKDDKVGSSKDQP
- a CDS encoding DUF1048 domain-containing protein; its protein translation is MAMGWIEQVTGSLEQKKQYRQYKARTKQLPANYRTAIDALERYLTYFGAITKGETLVKMLEDLADLFEQSAATGTPIREVVGEDPVEFAETFLQNYSEGQWINKERKRLNEAIESVRKEEEVP
- a CDS encoding PadR family transcriptional regulator — protein: MGKQMTEMLKGTLEGIVLALLTGNPAYGYEITTLLREKGFSDIAEGTVYALLVRIEQKGLVDVEKRPSEKGPPRKVYTLNAQGDEYLEEFWRTWSFLAQRLEQLRDGGN
- a CDS encoding dihydrofolate reductase family protein, yielding MRKVTAGLFHSVDGVVQDPFKFQFDSFDEDLGNGLTKMINTVDTVILGRVSYQEWAGYWPNASQDEDFAAFINPVEKFVASRTLSEPLEWQNSHLIEGPLEEFVTDLKKRDGGEIAVCGSISVTRQLLFAGILDELTLMTHPVVAGSGRRLFEDGDPLTRLELKDQYKTGKGNVVSTYSLRTD
- a CDS encoding MFS transporter encodes the protein MKHPTTQPSEAAEPAESLSAQPAPAAPHSGDEVSKDTRRRVITASFIGNFVEWFDYAVYGYLAGIISTVFFPEADRQTALLATFGVFAISFFVRPLGGFFWGHIGDRLGRRKALSLSIVIMSVATFCIALIPGYGTIGILAPVLLLLVRVVQGFSASGEYAGASAFLVEYAPAHRRGLYAAVVPASTAAGLLLGSLLAALLTSVLSESQLHDWGWRLPFLLAAPMGLIGRYIRTKLEDTPAFRALSQEEHGKAPARDMFRNNRKQLIIATGAVLLNAVGFYVILSYMPTYLAEELGFGAGESFLATTIALASYIGFIFLTGIASDRFGRKRMLITASVLFMLLTVPAFMLLGTGNFLVIVLVQILLGGMLTLNDGTLPSFLAELFPTKTRYSGFAVSFNLSNALFGGTAPFMATLLIGLTHNKLAPGWYLAAASLVSLIAVLFAVETSKKPLQQH
- a CDS encoding aminopeptidase P family protein — translated: MTTTENLTRPGDAVNDVAKLERLKVLNNGEKVSLTFSDAEFERRLAGLRSIMAEKDLDAVVLTSYHSIKYYSDFLFTYFGRSYAMVVTKEDTVTVTANIDAGMPWRRSYGDNLVYTDWRRDNFIHGIQEVLRTRGINVRRLGVEDDSLPLDNRNKIQAAFASATLVDVAQAAMRQRMIKSAEEIEVIKHGARIGDLGGEAIRNAITAGITEYEVALIGTEAMVHEIARTFPDSEIRDTWVWFQSGINTDGAHNWATTRKIQEHDILSLNCFPMTSGYYTALERTLFFGEPDTRSLELWNVNVEVHKRGLELIKPGAVCKDIAAELNEIYVSHGLLANRTFGYGHSFGVLSHYYGREAGLELREDIDTVLEPGMVVSMEPMITVLDGQPGAGGYREHDILVVGEDGAENITKFPFGPEHNIISA
- a CDS encoding IclR family transcriptional regulator, with product MTPPATPASPAPDAGKDAGNGDARGASVIVNAIAVLRSFTADEPMLGVTEIASRVGLHKSTVSRILATFEQEHLVERDPDTRRFRLGLGLIAVAGPLLAELEERRVAYPVLRDLTERTGETSALMVWNGTESMCVEQIASRQQVKHTTPLGARYNDALSASVQIFLAGEQAERVNALLRSGTITLPGLDDHSVEEYLQRLEEVTKRGWAINYGETSIEEVGIAAPVYDHRGDIVASVLIPAPKFRVSPDTLQSLGEACASGARQVTQRLGGVAPKQRRSA
- a CDS encoding helix-turn-helix domain-containing protein, whose translation is MVRLPLTSAEVERGQRLGALLRRARGERSMLETALDARVSPETLRKIESGRVATPAFPTIAAIADVLGLSLDDVWAEINQPERGVEPASSGHNAGERLAS